TGAAAGAATTACCTCCGTCAAGGTTCTCCAGTAATTCGTAACCCACAGGGACGTTAGCACTCAGCGATACATAAACGCCTTGAATTATCCTTTTATAGAAAAAGTACAATTCTGGTCTGAATACAAATGACTCCATATCTCGGTAGCCATTATCAGCGGCAACTCCTGGTCGGGCCCAAGTCACTTCAAATGAGGTCTCGTAAGGTCTTATAAATCCTTTTTTGCTATCGACAAAACCCGTATAGCTTATGGCGTATCCTTCAAAGTAAGTACTACGCATTCCTTTGACAGTCACTAAGTTAAACCATTGTCCTAGTCGGGGATCTACTCGGTAGCCTCCTTTTGGTACATTGAAATGGGTGGCTAAAGTATCAGGCTCACTTTCTTGGTAGTTATCTAGAAATGCTAGCATGCAATACTCCAAGGCAGCTCTGATTCTTCTTTCGTGTGTGGCATATAGGCCTATCTTATCGTACAGTCCGAAAACCTGATCTTCATTATGTTGAATACTAAATATTTCAACTAACTCGCCCTGACGTTGCTCCAGAAACGCTAGTTCTACGTGCGCCCTAGCCGCTCGGGCAATAAAGCTATTCATTCTTCTCTTAGACTCTTGAACATTGAGTGCTTTGATCTTGATGACGATCGGACGCTGACCCGCTTGCTGAGGTAGTGAGGTTTCGTAGAAATTCTTAACGGCTTGCTCAGCCCCTTTGTCCAGATGCAGCTTTACTTTATCGCCCGCCAGGTTTTTATGAGTTCCCAGATGTTTATTTGGTCGCTCATCGTAAACGTTGGCGATATATACTCCTTTGGAAGGAACATCAAACGGCACAGAGCGTAGAGCAATAACTTCCTGGCTGAAAACATTAGTGAAAGCAAAGACGGGGAATATAAACGAGAATAAAAAAAGTAGTTTCATCTTCAACGACTTAGTTACACGATACATAATGAGCTTCCCAGATTCGGTACTCGTCTACATCGTACGTAAAGACCATCGATTGAGTCGAGAGGAAGTATAGGTACAATTTTTCGGCTTCAGCTCCTTCGCTCTTTAGTTCTAGGTAATTGCCGTTGGTGTTAAGCATCCAAGTGCCTGAATCTAGTTCTCCTTCTGATTTCACCTCGTAGGTCATGTCTTTTTTCAGGCTGATATAGTCTCCTACTTCCTTTTTAGAGGGTTCATAGTACGCCTCTTCATCCGAATATTTGTCTAAGCACCAAGTTCGATAAAGGTCTTCTTTTTCAAATTTTTGAGCGTGTAAGTGGTTGGTTATCAAAAAGGCAGATAATACGAAAAGTCTTTTCATATTATTATTTAATTATGCTAGCTAATTATGTCATTCACACAATCCTGGGCTGATTCTACGGCATTATGAACATTGCCCCAGTCCTTACCGGAGGTGTAACAATCACCGGCAAAGTAGATTTTGTCATCTATCGGCTTTTGTAGTTGGCGCACTGTTTTTACCTCAGAATAGTCGCTGATATACGCACTTTCTATGTACGGCTCTTCCGACCAGTTTTGCACAACGTGTCGCAGATAGTTCGGAGTGGCCCGGTTAGAAAAAATTTCGTCTAATTCGGTCAAGATGTAACTCTTCAACTCGTCGTTATTCAGCTCTCCGCGTTCTTTGGCGGGTTTTCCTACCGCGAACATTCCGAGCACATTGCTTTTGGTGTTTTGCCCGAATGATGCGTCGTAGTACGATACCTGCCCATCAGTTTCAGGGTTGATCATTAAGTCTACAAAGGCTGGGTAGAACTTTTCCTGAAACTCAATGAATACTTTCAGTCCATCCCAAACTACCGCACTATCAATCACTTTCAGTTTCTTGCTTGGCAGTGCCGGATTGAATTGTATCTTCTTATCCTGAAGTATTTTTAACGGCACAGTCACAATTACCTGATCGGCAGTAAACGCTTCGTCGGCCGTATTCGCCATAATCTCTTTGCTAGAGTAGTCTATGGAATGTACCACGCTTTGGCAGCTAATCTTGTCGGCTACGGAAGGGAGAATAAACTCCTCGAAGAAATCCAGCCAAGAGCTATTGATAAACTTTCGGTAGAGCAGGGTTCCTAAATCGCCTCTCACCAACTTGCCATCGTTCCACACTCCGTATTCATCATCTTGAGTATACCCAACGGTGTGGATTTTCTCAGAAGCAGAATTATTACCTGCTATTAGATTGAAGGGAAGCGTACTGGAGGTAATCCACTCAGCTCCTAAAAGTATCGGGTAGTCAACGAAATCATTAAGTGTCTTCATTCTTCCGCCGTATCCGGTGCTAGCTTCCAGAATCTGGAAATCAATACCCCGCTGCTTCAATAAGTGTCCGGCTGAAAGTCCAGCGGCCCCCGCTCCGATAATGAGGACTTTCTTAGAAGAATTGCGTTTGGTGAAATTGGATTGGTATTTACTATAAGC
This region of Tunicatimonas pelagia genomic DNA includes:
- a CDS encoding flavin monoamine oxidase family protein, with amino-acid sequence MNRKKFLKIASILGVHLSAFPAYSKYQSNFTKRNSSKKVLIIGAGAAGLSAGHLLKQRGIDFQILEASTGYGGRMKTLNDFVDYPILLGAEWITSSTLPFNLIAGNNSASEKIHTVGYTQDDEYGVWNDGKLVRGDLGTLLYRKFINSSWLDFFEEFILPSVADKISCQSVVHSIDYSSKEIMANTADEAFTADQVIVTVPLKILQDKKIQFNPALPSKKLKVIDSAVVWDGLKVFIEFQEKFYPAFVDLMINPETDGQVSYYDASFGQNTKSNVLGMFAVGKPAKERGELNNDELKSYILTELDEIFSNRATPNYLRHVVQNWSEEPYIESAYISDYSEVKTVRQLQKPIDDKIYFAGDCYTSGKDWGNVHNAVESAQDCVNDIIS